TCAACAAATGGAAATATATTGGATAAACCAAATGTTTTTAGAGCGGTGGCAATGATACATGAAATAATACATGCGGAGATGTATAGAAAAATGCTTGATGCAATGATTGAAGCAGAGGGGCAAGGCACAACTTTAGATTGGACTGACATGAATCGTTTCGAATTTGATCAATATTTAGAGACTTTACAAAATAAGTATTTTGGTATTTGGGAATATTATGTAAGATACAACGATAATGACGACACACCTGATAATGGACAACATCAACAAATGGCTCAACATTATAGAGACATAATTAAAGATGCATTAACTGATTATGACTCAACTCTAAGTGATAACCTAAAAAATTCGTTATCTTGGATTGGATTGAATGAAGCCAATGTTGTAGCATGGCAAAATTTATCCCAAACTGAAAGAGATGCTATAAACCAAACCATTATTCAAATTCAAAATACATTTCCAAATGACTGCCCATAGATTTTTACTTTCGATATTTTTGTTTTTATTTTTGATTGGTTATTCACAAGAAAAAAATTCATTTCCTAAGGATACGATATATATAAAGTTTAATAAGAATATACACTCTAAAAAAATTCTATCGCATCCAAAGTATGGAAAAAACCTATATTTCAAAGGAATTGGAACTTATTACAATTTTGAGAGTAAAACTGACACCTTAAAAATTGATTATTTAAAAAAAATTGAATTTTCAGATTTAAAAAAAATTGAAAAATTAGAGAGTATTTATTACAAAAAAAGATTTGGAAGGAATCCATGGATAAAAAACAAAAATGCAGTTTTTGTAACTTATGTAATTGAAAAAATAAGCGAATATTGTATAGTAAAATATCCTGTGATTTGGAGAAATGAAGGTATAAAAGATTAATATGGGATTGAAAACTAACCACAACACGAGGCTATACATAATGTGAGGCTAAGAGCATAAACAAAGTTTTGGATTTATTTTTAACTTTTAGGCTAAGCAATAAATTTTGATTGTTTTTCCATCACACTATGCATAGCCCAACCGTTATGCCATATTAAAATTAAAAAAACGGTTAAAAGAAAAATTATCATTAGGGCTAACCACCCATTATGTTAAACTTAAAGTTAAATTTTAAAAAAGTATAAATTATGAAATCAAATAAATTTTTAACATTAATAATAGTAAGTATTTTTTTTTCATGCACTGAAATTGCAGAGGATATTTCAGTTCAAAATGAATCAAATTCAACTGAGTATCAATTTAAAAATGGTGGTTTAAATTTGGATGAAAAATTAACCGTTAATAGAACTACTACATTTATATCGAAATTATTAATTAATTCAGGAGTAATAAAATTGAATGTTGTACGAGATAATGATGCTATAAAATATTATCCAACAACACTAAAACAATGTTACTTAGATGATGAATTAGTTGATTTAAATGATTACACATTAGTAGTGGTTAATAATTATGCATTTTTAGAAAGGAATCCTGATTTTAAATTATCATTTTCAAATAATAATCTATTCCTTAATTCAAATGGATTTACAGGTATTGTAGAAGATAACCATTTTGATCTATTTGATAATATTGATAAAAAAGTAGCTCTTATTTTGTTAAAAGAAGTTACAATATCAGAGGATAATAAATTTAGTGTTATACAGCCAAATGATCCAAATAATCCTGGGGATGATTATACACCTATAGCTTCAGCAAGTGAAACATGTTCATGGTGGAATACTATAACTTATACATATTTTGGTAATACTAGAAGTGTTGCTGAATCAAGAGCAGGTCATCAAATGGAATTATCTCAACAACTCCACGACTTAGGCGAACAGCAAGGTCTAAATTTTTGTGAGCCTTTTGGTGAAGTTGATTCATCTTGTATATGGGATAATCATGGTTGTGTCGCTTCTTATTCAGTTTGTTGTGATTAATAAATTTGATACTATGTTTAGAGATAAATTATATTATAAAAATATAGTTAGTATATTATTTTTTCTTTTCTTATTTTCATGTAATCAAGCAACTGAAACAAGGATTGAAGATTATATAGAAGTTAAAGTTATTGATATCAAGCAAACTAATTCACAAATTGGTTTAACCTTGATAGACAAAAATGATTCTATTATGTTTGGAAATTTATCAAAAAAGAATCTAGAAAATTTTGACTCAATAATTTCTAGATTAAATAAAAATGATAAATTAAAAATAAAAGGTATTTTGAATGACTTTAATGAGAATCAAAATAAAAATTCAAAGAAATCTTCCATAATAATTATAAATGATTTAGTTTTTATTGAATAATGAATAAATTATTGTAAACATGGCATAACACTGCATATATTCAATAGCGGCTTTTGGCTTAAATCAAGAGTCGCTATTGTTTTTGTTATTTTAGATTATATTTAATAAAATTCGCTTATTTTTCCGCTACTGAAATATATGCTTTCCGTTAGCAATAATCCCTCATAGAATCATAGAAACTTTAGTCCCTCGGCTAACTTAAAATTAGTAAATTTGGATTGAAAATTGAAATGTTAAATAAAATATAAACAACTGATTTACAGTAATATAATTTTACGTTAGTCAGAATTTAAGAAAAACAGCGAATGAAAAAAAATATCTGTCTTAATACTACTCTTCATTTCATTAAAAAGTATTGGGCAAAAATCGGAATTGAACATCACGATTGATGAAAGAATTGAAACGCTATATTCGGTAGCATTTTTAAACGACTACTTCTTGATTAATAAACACGAAAATCTATACAAAAAGAAACTTCGAAAAAATTTACAATCACTAAAAAACCACAAAGCTGTTCAACTTTTCGACAGTTTATCAAAAAACTACAATTTTTCCTATTATCGAACGGTAGAATGGGTTTTACAGTTTTCCGACTTTCCCGAATTCAAAAAAATAAAGGAAAAAGCGGATAACCACAAAACGGTTTCAAAATCTAAAGAATATCTTCTCGAAAACTTCAGGGAAGAACTCATAAAATTCAATCAAGACACGCTTTTCCAATCTTATTTGGGCGAGATAAAGCCAATAAATCAAAAAGTTATTTCTCAAATAAAAGAGTCGCAAACAATTAGCGAATTGCCCACATATTTGGAAAAATTCTATGGCAAAAAACTCAATTCATACAATCTTATTCTTTCGCCATTGCTTCACTCTGGCGGTTTCAATTCAGAAATTATCAATCAAAACGGAGAAAAAGAAGTTTATGCATTAATTGGTCCAAATGGAGAAATTGACTTTATGCCATATTTTGAAAAAAACTATTTAGAAACGGATTTAATACTTCACGAATTTGGTCACTCATTTGTAAATCCTTTAATGGAAAAACACGACAAGGAAATAGAAAGCTTAAAATCTAAATACTTTACAGAAAAACTTGAAAAATATTCTAAATACCAAGGCTACAGCGAATGGAAATTTGTGTTTAACGAACTTTTGATAAGAGCAACTACAATACAGATAGCCGAAAAGCATTTTGGGAATGAAAAGGTAAAAGAACTCTTGGAATACGAAAAATCAATCGGATTTGAGTTGGTAGAAAATATTTTAGGAATTTTAAAAGAGTACGAACAGAATAGAAACAAATTCACGGACTTCGATAAGTTTTACCCAACACTAATCGAACGGATGAAATAAAGTCGAGTAGGTAAAGGGGAATCTCCACCCCTAAACCTCTCACAGAACCGTACGTGAACCTCTCGATTCATACGGCTCTTCAAAATCCAAGTCACGGTCTAAAGCCTTCGTATTTCCAATGCTCAAACATATTCGGATAGCTCTCTGCTATACCTTGCAGATGTTTAAGTGAATAATACCAATGCTTCTTTTTAAACCGTTTGTATTTGTTGCGTACCCATTTGTATAATCGTTGATTCAAGGTCTTGAACAACCTACGCATTTCGGACTTTCGATACACTCCGTAATAGTTGAGCCATCCTCGTATTTTGAGCTTTAGCTGATAAGCGATTTTGCTCAATGGTAAATGCACCCAGCGGTGGATTTTCATCTTTGCCAATTCACTTGTTATTCTACTAATACTCTTTTGACTGATGGCAGGAGAAAAGCCTAATCGCATCTTCCCTCCTTTCTTCTCCATTCTCGGTTTAAATGTAAAGCCCAAAAAGTCGAACTCCTGATACCTCACTTTAAAAGGCGGTTGGCGTTTTTGATTTCTTCGGCAATAAACGATTTTCGACTTCTCTTGGTTTAATTCCAATTTGCAGTCTTTTAATCGTTGTTTTATTGCCTCCAATAAACGCAATGCCTGTTTGATATTCTTGCAATGAACAATAATATCATCCGCATACCTCTCAAAAGAGTTTTCAGGATAATTCTTGGCTATCCATTTATCAAACACGATGTCCATAAAAATATTGGCTGTTACAGGGCTGATTACTCCGCCTTGTGGTGTGCCTTTTCCTTCGGACGGTTTGATTGTACCGTCGGGTAGTTCTACTGCAACTTCTATCCACCGTTTTACATACAATAAGATGTGTTTCTTATTGGTGTAATGTTCTACCGCTTTCAGCAGTAGTTCATGGTCAATGTTATCGAAGAACCCTTTGATGTCCAAGTCAATTACCCAACTGTTTTTCATACAGTTGATTCGGCATTGTTCAATGGCTTCGTGTGCCGACTTATTCGGTCGATACCCAAAGCTGTTTGGACTAAAATGAGGTTCTACCTCATTTTCCAATTCAGTGGTTATTATTTGCTGTGCTACCCGATCCACAACGGTAGGTATGCCCAAGGGTCGAAAATCTCCGTTTCCTTTGGGTATAAGTACCTGGCGTACAGTTTTTGGAAAGTAGCTCCCACTCGACATTCTGTTCCATAATGGATACAAATACTTGCGGGGGTTCTTACTTACCATTTCAATGGTTACTCCATCTACTCCTGCACTCCCTTTGTTGGCTTTTACTTGTTTAAAAGCCTCATTTACTTGCAACTTTGTTATCGGTTGCGACTTGTGTTCTTCATTAAAAATCATCCTTAAATAGAATTTAAGTTGTTATACAATAAATGAACTGATTTTGTGAAGCCCTTCGCTTGTCCTACATTTCTGTAAAACTCTCTTGGGTAGTTTCGCTACTACGGCTTCATCCGCCCCAATACAGAACATCGCTACTTTTTAAGCTTTTCCCTAAAGGATTTTCGCTCGTTTTGCTTTACATTTCTGTTTTGGTTCTCCTGTTCCTTTACAGAGCCTTTATATGGTTCTTGCCCTCTTAATACCGCCTGCCACATAGCCGGTAAGTAGTTTTCTGCTATGTTTCTAACCCATTGGGTTAGCTTGTCTCTCAGAGCCGCTCTACTCCTTGATTTTGACAGAATAAATGTTATTTTCGACACGTCTTCGATAGGTTCGCTTGCGCTCAACTCCCATATAATCACCATACATCTAATCGCCATCCCGATAGCTATCGGGATGGCTTTAAATGCCTTGACCTTAACGCTCAATACCCTTGTTCTTTACAAAAGCACCTTAAGGCGGTTTGAAAAAGTAGACTACACTACTTATTCGATAGTCCAATTCTTTATGAATACTCCTTCTGTGAGACCTCCAAGTGAACCTCTAAAGGGCTTGGCTCGTTGCCGTTTCTTCACAAAGCCTATCATCTCTGTAAAAGTTTTGTTACCATTTCAAAGAACTTATTTATCTTATAGCCTTGGTAACGCAGGACACACAACGGCATATAACAGCGTATATAGTCTATGGCGGATTTTGTACTGAATCGAAAATTGTAGTATTTTTAGAAAATCAAAAGCTTAACCGAAAGGCGAGCGGTTATTATCCCGCCACAAACCATATACGCGAGACGTTGGCGATAATGTAAAAATTGTAATTTCCTGAAATAGGTTGACTAAAAATTAAACCATTAATTATAGTCACTTATGAAATCAAAAAAAGAACATCGGCGAAAAAAAAGCTACCAAAAAGTAACTTTAGAAACCAAATTATTAGTTGTTGACCAAATCGTAAACGGTCAGCTCTCAAGAAAAGTCGCCTCAAAGAAATATGACGTTCCTCGGACAACTATTTCCTACTGGCTAAGAATTTATAGTACCTTAGCCCAACAAAAAATAGGTATGAGTAAAAATCAAGAAATCAAGAAATTAAAAGAAAAGATCGAAGAACTGGAGTTCGTTAAAGACTTTCAGCAAGACATCATTGCTGATATGGAACTCATTACAGGAATGGATATGGCAAAAAAGTCGTTGCCCAAAACATTAGCAAAAGAGATAGAGCGAAAGAAGAAAGACCGTATAAAAGAAAATGGCTCTATGGATGTTTTGGGATCACTAAACAAGCCTTCTACAAACGACTTAAAGCCCAACAAAAACAACAAATAGACCATCAAAAACTAATTAAAATGGTTAAAGATTACCGTAAGAAAGTTGGCTCTAAAACAGGTGGTATCAAGCTATATGCTGAATTGAAACAAGACTTCATAGATACCGATATTAAGATAGGTAGAGACAAGTTCTATCGTTTTTTAAAACACAATAATCTACTTGTTCCAAAAAGTAAAAATTACATCACCACAACTAACTCTAACCACATGTAAAAAATATAAAAACCTTGTAAAAGACCAAGTTCCCAGAAGACCTGAACAACTCTGGGTAAGCGACATCACTTATATTAAAACGCAAAACGGACACAACTATCTCGCCTTGGTTACAGACGCCTATTCTAAACAAATTATGGGTTATAAACTCGACAACCATATGAGAACATCGCTTTGCAAAGATGCACTCGCTATGGCTATTAAAAACAGAAATGCCCTAACCAAGAACTCATTCATCATTCCGATAGAGGCTTCCAGATTGTAATCCTAAATACACAAGCTTTGCTGAAAACAATGGCATTACAATGAGCATGACCGAACAATACGACCCTTATGAAAATGCTGTAGCTGAAAGAATTAACAGAACTCTTAAATATGAATATGGTTTAAAGCAAACCATCAAAAACACTGAAATAGCTAGAGATATGACTCATCAAGCTGTATATATTTATAATAACCTAAGAACGCATTTTAGTCTCGACCTTAGAAAACCAGCAGAGGTTCATTTAAATCCGAACATCAAATACAAGTCGTATAGAAAAAATAACTTAAATTTACAGGAAATTAAAATATGAGCACAAAGTAAAAAGTTATTCTAATTTTTTAAATTCATTCAAAAACCAGAAAAAAAATTGGAAATAACTTTTGATCGATAATCTAATCAATAACCAAAAAAGAGTCAACCTATATCAGTATAATACATAGACTCATAGAAACTTTAGTCCCTCGGCTAACGTAAAATTGAGTAGATTTAGGATTTAAAATTGAAATGTTGAATAAAATATAAATAACTGATTTACAGTAATATAATTTTACGTTAGTCAGAATCTTTAAAAAAAAACAAAAAAATAAATAAATTAACAATTATTTAAACATTTACTACACTTTTAGTGTAATTATATGAGATTAAATATTAATAATTTAAAAAAAACTTAATAACATGAAAACAAAACTTAAAACCTTAAGCTTAATTTTACTCTGTATCTTTTTAATAAGTTGTAGTAGCGATGACGACAACTCAGGTGGTAATAACTCCGTAAACCAACTCCCTGAGGCTACACAGATAGGTGCTAACACCGCTGGTGCTTTGGTGGATGGACAGCCGATAACCCCAAAAGGTGGTGGCATTAACCCTAATTTAATTGCTTTTTACCAATTTGTAGATGGAGCGTATTTTTTTAATGTTGGTATATTAAATTCTGAAAATAATATAACTAAAAGTATTAAAGTCTTCGCAAATGAAAATATTATTGAAGAAGATGAAGTTTATACATTAAATAAAGATGACAACTCAGTCGGTTATGGTGGTAATTACTCTATTTTAAGTAATGAAACTGATAGTTTTTATTTTACAAACACTGACTTTACAGGAGAACTAATAATCACACACCTAGATGAACAAAACCGCATTGTTTCCGGCACATTTTGGTTTGATGCTGTCAACGAAGATGGCGAGGTTGTAGAAGTAAGAGAAGGTCGTTTTGATG
This genomic window from Flavobacterium sp. CS20 contains:
- a CDS encoding DDE-type integrase/transposase/recombinase gives rise to the protein MFQKVKITSPQLTLTTCKKYKNLVKDQVPRRPEQLWVSDITYIKTQNGHNYLALVTDAYSKQIMGYKLDNHMRTSLCKDALAMAIKNRNALTKNSFIIPIEASRL
- a CDS encoding helix-turn-helix domain-containing protein encodes the protein MKSKKEHRRKKSYQKVTLETKLLVVDQIVNGQLSRKVASKKYDVPRTTISYWLRIYSTLAQQKIGMSKNQEIKKLKEKIEELEFVKDFQQDIIADMELITGMDMAKKSLPKTLAKEIERKKKDRIKENGSMDVLGSLNKPSTNDLKPNKNNK
- a CDS encoding DUF4932 domain-containing protein, with amino-acid sequence MNITIDERIETLYSVAFLNDYFLINKHENLYKKKLRKNLQSLKNHKAVQLFDSLSKNYNFSYYRTVEWVLQFSDFPEFKKIKEKADNHKTVSKSKEYLLENFREELIKFNQDTLFQSYLGEIKPINQKVISQIKESQTISELPTYLEKFYGKKLNSYNLILSPLLHSGGFNSEIINQNGEKEVYALIGPNGEIDFMPYFEKNYLETDLILHEFGHSFVNPLMEKHDKEIESLKSKYFTEKLEKYSKYQGYSEWKFVFNELLIRATTIQIAEKHFGNEKVKELLEYEKSIGFELVENILGILKEYEQNRNKFTDFDKFYPTLIERMK
- a CDS encoding integrase core domain-containing protein, producing MSMTEQYDPYENAVAERINRTLKYEYGLKQTIKNTEIARDMTHQAVYIYNNLRTHFSLDLRKPAEVHLNPNIKYKSYRKNNLNLQEIKI
- a CDS encoding DUF6252 family protein; this encodes MKTKLKTLSLILLCIFLISCSSDDDNSGGNNSVNQLPEATQIGANTAGALVDGQPITPKGGGINPNLIAFYQFVDGAYFFNVGILNSENNITKSIKVFANENIIEEDEVYTLNKDDNSVGYGGNYSILSNETDSFYFTNTDFTGELIITHLDEQNRIVSGTFWFDAVNEDGEVVEVREGRFDVTYSQ
- the ltrA gene encoding group II intron reverse transcriptase/maturase encodes the protein MIFNEEHKSQPITKLQVNEAFKQVKANKGSAGVDGVTIEMVSKNPRKYLYPLWNRMSSGSYFPKTVRQVLIPKGNGDFRPLGIPTVVDRVAQQIITTELENEVEPHFSPNSFGYRPNKSAHEAIEQCRINCMKNSWVIDLDIKGFFDNIDHELLLKAVEHYTNKKHILLYVKRWIEVAVELPDGTIKPSEGKGTPQGGVISPVTANIFMDIVFDKWIAKNYPENSFERYADDIIVHCKNIKQALRLLEAIKQRLKDCKLELNQEKSKIVYCRRNQKRQPPFKVRYQEFDFLGFTFKPRMEKKGGKMRLGFSPAISQKSISRITSELAKMKIHRWVHLPLSKIAYQLKLKIRGWLNYYGVYRKSEMRRLFKTLNQRLYKWVRNKYKRFKKKHWYYSLKHLQGIAESYPNMFEHWKYEGFRP